The segment CTTCCGCCACGACGACACCGACCCAGACGACgacgacgaggaggaggaggagtcgcAGGACGACGACAGGGAGCggcgcctccgccgccgcctccggaGCTCCGGTTCCCCGCCCCCCTACTCCTCCGCTCCCCACATGCTCCTCGCCCTCAGCGGCGCCGGCGCCGGCAGTGACGTGCCTGGGTCCACCCAAACCATGGCCGCCCCCATAACGGCGTCTCCGGGGGGCTTTCAGGCGTTGGCGCCGCCGTATGCGGCGGCGGGGGCGATGCCGAGGAAGAGGTTCAGAACGAAATTCAGCGGGGAGCAGAAGGAGAGGATGCAGGAGATGTCGGCGCGGCTAGGGTGGAGGATGCAGAAGAAGGACGAGGCGGTCGTCGAGGAATTCTGCCGGCAAGTCGGCGTCGAGAGGGGAGTATTCAGGGTGTGGATGCATAACAACAAGCACGCATATCTTGGCAGCCCCTCATCGAGGAGAAGTGAGATGGGCGGCAGCGGCAgtggcggcagcggcggcggcggcggcggagatgGCGGCGACGAGGGGAATGGCCTTGGCAGCGGCGGCGACACTAGGGGCGGCAACAATTTAGCTGTGAACGGTTCTCCTTCCTCTTGAACCTTAACGAGATGCAGCGGTCTTTGAAGAGAAACTAGCTAGGGAGAGTCATGAAACATGTTGCAGCTGCTGTTCTTGTTTTTAATCTTGTTAGTCACCTTTTTCTTCCAGAAAAATGTTGTTGTTAGCACTTAGCAGTGAAACTCGGTGGTTTTTTGACCTGTCTTGTTAGATTCCGTTTTTAGATCTACTGGGAGAAAATCGAGTGATGCATGGCAGAGGAGAGGAGACAGTAGATATGCGAGAGGAATGAAGACCTTCAGTTTTTCTCCCCCCCCCTACTTTTCTTTAATGGATATTTGATATGAGGTTTGTCTTCTTTGTTGTTGTTGGTCTTAATTATGGGCTTTAAGTTTGAAACTAATTTCCTAGTTGCTGGTCTAATAATGCACGGGGATATTAGGAATGATATTGGCCATTGGATTCATCTTTCTCCTGCTGTTAAGCTTTCGTTCATGTTTAAACTAATCATTCTTTCCATCTCGTTTTCATTTATTTGCTGCCTGTATACTATGTCAGTCTTGTTAAGCTGTTTTTAAATGTTATTTAACGTTATTATTTTAATGGATGGTGTATTAATTGTTGCTTTTGGTATTGGGATTGATGGAGTGTCATGCGATTCTTGTCCACATGGAAAGTGAAAACTGCGTGTTATCTGCCTGCATCAGCAGCTGCTTTTATTAGTTTAATGATGCTTTGGAAGTTCTAATCTCTGGGTATGCAAGTTGATGAAGTTTAACTTGTTGGGCTTTTAGGGGTCTGTTGTTCAGATCTTTGCCTCCATGTTTTCTCATCCTATTGCGGGCACATGATTTAGACGATGATTCTGAGATTTTGCTGTTGGGTTTGCAGGGTCCATGAGATCTTTAACCTTAATATTGTAGTTCACTCTCCTCTAACCGTATACTATATCAATCTTTTCTACCacaatgataaactatattagtGGATGAAAAGAGAGGTGCTCGCACTTAAAATAAGCCATGCTCATGCTGCCTGATACTCCCACCACACGCTTGTCAGATAGTGATAATTTTGTACCCACTTCTAAAAAAACCCAATCCCACTCTTTCTCACTGACAGGGAACCACATTGGGTGGGTCCCAAATAACAATGTGATGGATGGAGTTCGGTACTTGGATGTTTCTCATAGTAGATTATGTTGAGTATAAACTATATCATTTTTAAATGAGAGATTCTCCCTAATCTTCTCTGTTTAAGCAAGGGACCAACTTCAGGACTTCCCTTCTCAGAAAAGGATGCTTCTCAGAGTACCTGGGTTGAGCATAAACTGTATCATTTTTAAATGAGAGATTCTCCCTAGGGGACTATCATCAAGACTTTCCTTGTCGGAAAGGTTGCCATCAAAAGAGGCCAGCTACAAGGAATATAAAAGAGCTTGTTAAGCCTATGTCATGCCTTTCCTTTAATGACCTGTCGTGAGGCTTGGAGTCAAGGATATGGTTATGGCTCCACTGCCCCTTCTAGCCTATCCTTATTTAAATTGGTGGTGGCGTCTTCTTGCAGGGGTTATCTTCTGGGATTCTGGAGTGGAGGTCGGCCGATGATGTGATCATGTGTGAAGCCATACTCCATTGCTTTAAACTAATCCTTTTACTTCTAGGAAACGGAAGTGGAATGGTATGCATGTACGTGTAACGTTTGTTTTATGTGTTAACTGACATCCATGGGAAATTTGTGGATATACGGAAGGGACAGAGTGTGGATGAAATGACGAGATTAGTACCTTTCGACAGGGTTCGCTAATGGTGACGCTCAATTGCCCTTATTTTAAGCCATGAGGAAGCAATATAGTACCGGCTGTCTACTGAGTACATGACACAAGTACTGGTTGCAAATACGTATTAGCAGAGGCTTCAAATGATGCATCTGCTTTGATTTATTCAACGAAAAAAAAGGAGTTATCTTATGGATGGCTATCATTCCGCGTTGCAAcaccttttatttttcttttgtttcatatGTTAGTGTGAATATGATGGTGCGTTTATTGAAAATATGGTGCAGAAATGAATAGGGAAGCACAAAAACAATTGCAAACGGCATAATCAAGCCATTTGGACTACCTGATAGGAACATGGCTTGGTCAACAATATGCTAGACATATGACTGATGCGAGTTGATTGTGTCCGGATCTAATTTAGCCTAAGTTTGAAATGAAACTTGgttcatttattattttgtaaaCTTATTTCAATCAGCTTGATAACCTTAAATCAAGTTGACATCTATCAAGATTGTGTCAAGCTTGAGTCAATCACTACTTGAATTCGAACAAAAGATAGGTTCCAACTTGAATTATaatagatatatatacatacatacatacatatacatacatacatagatattTTACATTAGTAGATTGTTTGCTATATTCatgttgaaaagaaaaacaataggAACCACATGTCTTTGGTAGCAGAACATCTTGATAAATCAAGAACTCAACCATGCAGCCTTTGCAAACATAATATTGCCGGTCCAagattcaaaaataatttagctgaAGGCAAAGATCCGAAAAGAATTCAAGTATtcagaaaacaaaaacaaaatatgttgaagcagcATATATATTATACTTGTTCATGTGAAGCTTGAGACAAACAAGAGTAACAAATATAGCAAACAACAACAATATCACCAATTTGTAACCAACAAGTACTCTTTGAATGAGACACAAACAATTTGCAAATATATTAATCATAATCATAAATCACCGGTAATTTCTAGCTAACACAAAAAATTAATTAGCTTTAAGGGACATTCGACTCATGAAAAATTTGTAAAGACTCAAGAATATTTTACATATCTGGAAAAATTGTTGATGTGTCAATAGTCTACTGCAACAGTCTACATCCCATGTGCTGTTTTCAGTAATCAATAGAATAACCATGGTGGTCACAAACAACATTCTTCCAAGGCTCCTCGTAGGATTCTGAAAAATGAAGCGAATGTCAAGTGGTACAAATcggaaccaaaaaaaagaaagtcgaTAGTGAAATCAATGTATGATAGTTAATCAAGCAGTGCTTTGTTCTGTGCATCTACCATGAGATGGTTGAGATCATGAGATGCGACCACAATTTGATTACAGCAGCTATAAGCATGATTAGCCCAGATACTCTAGTAATGATGCAGATCATTCTTCTTTTCAGCTGTTGCACCGTCCTTAGGCAAATAGGTATCAAATTATCATATCTAATTTTATGCAATGTTAGCTTTTGAATACAATACTTTCTGTATACCTAGCAATCAGCCAACTCTCAATCTACAAGGTGCTGAAAGCAATAAGATCAGAAAGACTGCTTATGAATTATACAACAGAATTCTCCTGCATGAAGCCAAATCCATAATTGGATGAGGACAATTCAAAGGCTGCGAAACATCAATCTTATCACAACCATAAATAAAACACTGGTTGCACGCACATGAACTTCCTTGAACCTTATTGAACTCTTAAACAAGCAACAAGTAGCCAATTTAATTTATCTTCAGTAAAGTATGTAGGTATGTGAATCTCATCCAGTTAGGCAATTCTCATTGATAGGGGATAGAATGCATCGTCCTGCTCATGACAGGGAACCACCCCATTCCGGCCAAGCAGACCTCAGcgcgggccaaatttgaaccacaacactcACCATTATAACGATTACATTGACTGTAAGGACATTGCAGTATTCCACTCGTTAGTCCTATATACAGCATCCAAAAAATGAGATCATTTGCACAGTTGTTACTTCAATAGTCAGAAACAACAGCTGTCAGCTTTTTCTTTAGTATCTTGACCTTTCATTTACAAGTGTGGAATAAAAATGAGGATTCACTAAAGCTTTATATCATTACATTCTCATGGACTTCTGTGATTTAAGCAGAAGCGTGCCTGTGGCTATTGCCGTCATCCTTCATATGATGAACCTGATCAAAAAATCATGCCCTCTGCCAGCAACTCCTTCAGTACATGCTTTAAGCAATtcatccttttccttgcttcctgCATCAAATTTAGAGCAAAATGCCAATGCATGTCCTATAAATCTCAGGTCAATAATAATGACAAGCAAGATTAGTTTCTTTCTCCCACTAATGGTCCAAGGTGCATACAGATTGATGCCCTTAATTTACACAGCCACAAGCACTTGGACCTATCCACTTGCAGCTTTAGACAAAAGTCAAAAAAACCAGGGTACAAGTATGAAGTCAACTATTTTGATACAGGAACAACATTCAACAACCAATATTCATGTTATATGCCAATGTGTACTGCTGCAATCTTTTCAGTAATTACAAGTTAACAAACAACTCACCTTATGAATTGTGGAAATACTTGTTTCTGCATCATTTAGCTGAGCCTCCATTGCTTCTTCAACTTGCAGGAGAAGCTTCCTGTGTGACGCCTCTACTCATATACGAGAACccacaaaaccaacaaggttattAACAACAATAAAGGACaaagatatttatataatcACAAGGTAAGATCCCCAAAAGCCTGGCAAACTATTTTCAGAATACATAAGTTCATAATTTAGCTGAAAGGTGACTCATTGAGCAGGTTAAGGTACCGGGAAGGTCTCAATTTTACAGCTCCTGGAAATATCTTTTTGATCTGTTCTCTGATAATTATTCACCATTTctgatttcaaaaatgaaaataatgaaaataagGATCCTAGAGGGAACCTATGAAAATAAAGTTAAAGATAGCAGTGGAAAGGccttcaaaaattttcattacatCAAAaaccatttttaaattaaggaaTGCAATCATAATCAAGTTACGGGCATCGCCAatatagaataaaataaaacaaaacataAGATTAGTCCAATGATTATTTGCATACGCTACTACAGAAGCCAATGTAGAGATGGGCACACAATTTGTACATGTACGAGTTAGACATCTGCACCACAAGTTCTACTGGGGGATTGGTGTTAGGCAAACCACAAACACTTGAGCAGTGGCTCTATTGACATTCAAAATAGGGAACTTAAAAGATGTTTTGAGGATGACTTAGTACAAGAATaccaagaagaaaagagaaataaacaaATTAACACCCAACTGATTTGAGAAAACTTAATCATTCCAAGACGTGATATGATGCATGATCATATCCAGGCTACCGAAGGATGAGAGAAGACCCCAGGTCATTCCCCTTAAGCTTATTTTTGTTATAACATCTGACCAAGGTGTAAACCTCACTTACTCTGCTGGTCTGCACATCCTTTAAGTTCTGTTTGGTATGCTTCAAACTCTTCCAGGGTGCTCCTGCAGTCCAGGAGGTGCTTATTGATCTCCTCTTTAAATTTGTCGTGTATAAACTTCAGCTTTCCTTGTTGCCCTGCATCCAACCAATTTCAGCTTAAACCAATTTAAATAAGGAACAATCTGAAAGAAAAAtacaagatgtatcaaaaacaacatgataaGATGGATGAAATGGGGAAAAAGCAGTAAATCTGCAATTAAAATATAAGAGTCATGATATTATATGATAtgcatattatataacataCCTACTAGCTTATTGCTAAATAATTTAAGTTTTCTTGAAGAAGGATCACATAAAAGGGGCCCATAACATTGTTATCCATTTCATATTCAAAAAACAGAATTCCCATGCTTATCGAAGCCTAGAAGCGACTTGGTTTGACCAGTGATCTTGTAAAAGAATGGATAAAGTAATTTACTTAGGTGTTTAACCATTTATATAATCAGATATCTACCACACTGGTTAGAAATGTGGCATTTTGTTCTTGTTAGACAAACTTGGTGTGTTGATGCAGTTTCTGTTATCTGGTTCTAAATATATTGCACCTTGTTTTTTCTTGAAGGTAGCACCTTGTTATGGGCATGATAGCACATATATAGTGTGTTGGCAACTAAAAATTCACTTTCATGTCTTTCTTTACATTTGTATTTAAAAACGATAAGCTTTCATTGTATCCATAAGCTCTGTTTTTTTGAGATAGAGTTTCTTGGAAGATTTTATATGAATGACAATACATATTCATTCATGCTATATGGTTGTGCAATAGTATGATTTCATTTTCTTATAAGTTTGTGTAAATAAATATTATACAGAAGTTTTATATTGGTTGTAAATACGTAGTGTCACACTTGCAGGGTCTGAGTCCTAATTATATTTGCTTGGTCCACATTGAACTTTCGTGATTTCAGGGGCAACAATTGCTCATTTTAGATCTCCACATAAACTTTCAAGGTAATTCTGTCAGATTTGTCCATATACTGAAAATATTCATAACCAGACTAAAATCCGCTTGACCCCCACTACAATATGTTGTGCTCCCAATCTGACCTGAATAAGTTGATGAAATCATATAAAAGGGACTCATAAAATTGGTATCCATTTCATATGCAAAGAACAGAATTCCCATGTTTATTGAAGCCCATATGCTACTTGGTCTGACCAACCATCTTGTAGAATAAATGGATAAAGAAATTTACATAGGTATTAACCATTTATATAATCAGATATCTACCACACTGGTCAAAGATGTGGCATTTTGGTCTTGTTAGACAAACTTGGTCTTTTGGTGCACTTTCTGTTATCTGGTTCTAAATATATTGCACTTTGTTATGGGCATGATAGCACATATATAGTGCGTCGGCAACTAAAAATTCACTTTCATTTCCTTTTTATAGTTGCATTTGAATATGATTTACTTTCATTCTATTCataagttctttattttttctgaGAATTTGTCGGAAGATTTTACATAAATGATGACACATTCATTCATGTTACATGGTTGTGCTACCGTATAGTATGATTATACTTTGTTATAAGTGTGTGTACATAAATATTATACAGAAGTTGTATAATGGTTGTCGACATGCGGTGTCACACTTGCAAGGTCAGTGTCCTAATTATATTCTTGGTCCACGTCCTACCTTAGCATCATCAAGTTTCGTGGTTTCAGAGGCAACAATTGCTCATTTTAGAGCTCCGCATAAAACTTTGATTAATTCTGTCAGATTTGTCCATATACTGAAAAGATTTGTAACCCGACTGAACCAGCTTGATCCACATTACAGTATGTGGTGCTCCTGACCTGTCCTGAGTAATCATTAATTTATTTGGTCCAAGGAGCTGTCTTCATCCTCTGATAGTTCATTTGATCAGATTACAGCAATAGAGCCATACATCTTGTATTAGTGAATAGGGCCCAGAAGAACATCTAGTTTTGTTATTTGACTTTAGGATTTATAGGAGGCCAGAATCCTCATCATGCTTGGCCCTTGTTCTTCTTTTGCTAAGTTTTCAAACTTACTAAAAGAAGAGGTGGCAAAACCTGACCCCAACCTGCCAAACCCGTGAACTCATCCGAAATAAATGGGTTCAGGCTGGCCTTTTTTAAGCTCGAGTAAGCAATGGTCAACTCGAAATCAACCCATTATAAATAGGTGGGTTCAGGATTAGCTCCAAAACCAGGTGGGCACCAAGTCAAAATATATCACAAATATATCAGATTTTTGAAGTGTAGCAAAGGCAGCAAAATCACTTGCATGAAGATACACTAGCCCACAAAACAAGGAACTTCTTATTGCCTTCTCTGTTTTAATTATTacattttacttagctcatcaTTAACTAGTTTTTGATTATAATATATactaaatttcaaaatttttcatcctcataaaaaaaattggaagtTAAATACGTTCGTTTTTTGTTTGTGATGTTTGAATACTATGTTTTAATTTGGTCTTTAGTTTTGTATAATTGACAAGCGAAAATTTAATGGTTGGTGGGTAAGGTCCAGGTTTATGCAAAATAAATGGATAATTATAAATGGGTCTTGTTGTGGTTGGGAGTTTTTTTGACCCAAACCTGCTTCGACCCCAATTGCCGCCCCTAATTAAAGCCCACCCTATCATAttcatttcatttcatttcatATTCTAGTACTTCATCCCTCATCAGCCTATAAATCAGTgctgaaagttcttttatgtgTTTTTATGCATTTTTGAACTATTTTATATCATCTCCAATCATCTGCGAGTCAGTTAAATTACATTGTTCATAATTTTGTTTTGGGTTGGAGATCATAGTTGCAGAAATTTTCAACTTTCAGACCTTCAATGCAATCTTGCAAATTTTGAACTTCACATGAACCTATAGTTTGAACTTTGAACTTTCTACCAAGATGTTTTTGCTTGACCAAAATATCTCTAAAGAATTGATTGAGCATTCTGATAATTAGTAATAAAAGGAGCTATGCCATCAATAGATTAAAGTGATTTTAGCTAATAGAAAGTCAAAATAGTATTATATGCCAAAATTTAGCACTCTAAAAAGATCCATCAAAAAGTATAAGTTGCATTTGAAAATGACTAACTTAGAGGAATATAAATTAAATTGGAGAAGAAGCATATAATTGAACACTTGCTGCATCaagaatgaaaaaaagaagacagCAAACATTTGAAAACTAGAGGCAAACATGTTTCGATTTTCAAATCCAGCCAGGCTTAATAGGATATGAAATCAGCAACTTCCAAATCCAACATGGAACAGTAAAAAGGCATTTTGGGCCAGGGAATAATTTAAGTGAGCTTCACTAAGCGTGGTCTGACCAAGCTTAGCTTGAAACTAATTTTTAACTGAAGTTTGCCAACAAGATGTGCTCATTTGTTGTTTGACTTGGCCAAATTTTGAACCAACCTGAACAAGAACCTATTTCAACCGACTCAGTGACATTAAATTGTGTCAAAATCTATCATGTTGCATTCTcagtccaagtttgaattaagtTTAAACTGATTCTGATGATTTAATCAATCCATTGATCAAAGCCTTGCTTCGCATTGGAAGCACCCCAAACATTAGCCATTGGATTCCAACAATTGATTATATATAGGTAAACAGCATGTATACCATTATTTATAGTGTATATTAAACATCAAATTCCAAGCATTATCAAGCCAAGCTTGATTGAGGTGGGTTTTTTTCAATCTTAGCTCAGAATTAATTGCAAGACTAGCAATTAACTATTGAGCTTCATTGAGCTATTGTATTTGAGCTAAGATTGAATGACACTTAGGGTCTGTTTGGGGATGCTCTAGCTTTTGGCTGAAAAGCAGTTTTTGGCAAAAGCTTCGTTTTGAGGTCAAATGCTGTTTTGAGGCAAAGCAGTATTTTTGCTGTAAAAGCGTTTGGCTATTAAGATCCAATAGCTGTTTTGAAGATATAGAAGTGGTTTGTTGTGTGTTTGGGTGGAAAACCCAAAAAGCTGCTTTCGAATGGAAAAACGGCCAAAAAGGACAAATATCTAAAATTCTCATCCAGTTCATTCTCTTTGAAATGACATCTGTTGATTTAATTACAATACTTATTTTGGTATGTGACTTTCTAATTGATGCTCAAGTAGAGTCGATTTTACAGAACTCTGCTCCTCTATGATCTAAAGCTTTCAAGTGTTTGTCCTTCTTGTCCTAAATGAATTCGGACATCAAAACAAGCAATTCTCAAAACCTCTACAACTGTCCCACCTGGCAAATAAAATTCTCGCATTATGAATTCTGACATGAAAGCAGGCCCTTAGTGGATATGTTGTTGAAGGCGCcttctcttttatatatataacaagAAGCCTTGAGCCTGGTCAGATGTTGTGTCCAACATTGTCTTATTTTTCAATATAATCCAATATTTATGAAAGATCAAATGTCTGCAAATTCCGACCTCTATAACTACACTAATTTTAAAAAGGAACACCTCGCTTAGTTCAACAATTGTTCTGAACTAGAGAAACAAGACTAAAAGTTGAgcatattttaaaattacataAATAATTTAATCAGATCGGGATACATAGCCATCCATACTTTCTCTCACTAACACTGGTGAAAAATAACACCTCGATTTAactaatgtcctatttttctgcCCAAAAATCACAATAAACCCTCCATGATTACAATTTTTCAATGTTCTAGTGGCATCAAGGAGGATGACCTAGTGGCACTACCGCCGCTATCATCACTATTGCCGTAAGTGGAGCCCACGTATTTGTTGTTGCTTTTTCTCTTGCCATCGGATGGCAAGGTGAGCATCGACAACCTGAGGGGCGACGATGCCACGGTAAGCTCCTCCCAAGCGAATCGCTTTAGCAAGCTCCCCATGGTGGTGAGCACCTGGAAGTAGGCAGCATGGGTGACGACAAGGGCATACCAACATTCTACCATTATCCGGATCAACTCTCTCTACTCCCGACACAATAATGCCACCAGAGACTCCTCTGACATAGAGCTCGCACATCCCATATCCCGTCGCCGCTGCCCTTAATCCCTCTCCCCATCTCCCTTTCTCTCAACCATTGATCGACGACCAAAACCCTAACCACCATTGCCCAAATTAGCTCCCTTCATTCCCAGCACAATGACATCACCCTGGACTCCTCCCCTATAGAGCCCCTACATTGATTCCTCCTATAACCCACCACGCTGCCCTCAATCTCTCTACCCATATCCCTTTTTCTCAACCATCAATTGATGgcaaaaaccctaaccctaacactAAATTGCTCTTATGTCCGGCTCCCCATTTGGAATTGGAAACAGTTCTCTTCTTTGCTGCCCATGGTGGCTCCTGGCAACATTTCAGTTCTTCTAATAATGGTGGGTTACGAATGACTTTTAACGAGTACAAACTAGAGCTGATCAAAaccggg is part of the Phoenix dactylifera cultivar Barhee BC4 unplaced genomic scaffold, palm_55x_up_171113_PBpolish2nd_filt_p 000064F, whole genome shotgun sequence genome and harbors:
- the LOC120104650 gene encoding zinc-finger homeodomain protein 9-like, with the translated sequence MDSVTKSFDLDTQKPVSFPNGTLKKQLPRPPAPAADGHHQYRECLRNHAASLGGHAVDGCCEFMASPSADPAVPTSLTCAACGCHRNFHRRLPLDARFRHDDTDPDDDDEEEEESQDDDRERRLRRRLRSSGSPPPYSSAPHMLLALSGAGAGSDVPGSTQTMAAPITASPGGFQALAPPYAAAGAMPRKRFRTKFSGEQKERMQEMSARLGWRMQKKDEAVVEEFCRQVGVERGVFRVWMHNNKHAYLGSPSSRRSEMGGSGSGGSGGGGGGDGGDEGNGLGSGGDTRGGNNLAVNGSPSS